The following are from one region of the Escherichia sp. E4742 genome:
- a CDS encoding YmjE family protein: protein MPMIKSPHGEGGCVCALPATDWTPPPSLPLLNRFDFRSTRPQTLLRRGGNNYGY from the coding sequence ATGCCGATGATTAAATCCCCGCATGGCGAGGGAGGCTGCGTGTGCGCCCTCCCTGCGACTGACTGGACTCCGCCCCCTTCGCTTCCCTTGCTAAACAGGTTTGATTTCAGGTCGACACGACCGCAAACCTTATTACGCAGGGGAGGCAACAATTATGGCTATTAA
- the puuD gene encoding gamma-glutamyl-gamma-aminobutyrate hydrolase, protein MENIMNNPVIGVVMCRNRLKGHTTQTLQEKYLNAIIHAGGLPIALPHALAEPSLLEELLPKLDGIYLPGSPSNVQPHLYGENGDEPDADPGRDLLSMALINAALERRIPIFAICRGLQELVVATGGSLHRKLCEQPELLEHREDPELPVEQQYAPSHEVQVEEGGLLSALLPECSNFWVNSLHGQGAKVVSPQLRVEARSPDGLVEAVSVINHPFALGVQWHPEWNSSEYALSRILFEGFITACQNHIAEKQRL, encoded by the coding sequence ATGGAAAATATAATGAACAATCCGGTTATCGGTGTCGTAATGTGCAGGAACAGGCTTAAGGGTCATACGACCCAGACTCTGCAAGAAAAGTACCTGAATGCCATCATCCACGCGGGCGGTTTGCCGATTGCGCTGCCACATGCGCTGGCGGAACCGTCATTACTTGAAGAACTGCTGCCTAAACTCGATGGCATTTATCTTCCAGGTAGCCCCAGCAATGTGCAGCCGCACCTATATGGTGAAAACGGCGATGAGCCTGACGCCGATCCCGGGCGTGATCTTCTGAGCATGGCGTTAATTAATGCCGCACTCGAAAGGCGCATCCCCATTTTCGCCATCTGCCGGGGGTTACAGGAACTGGTGGTAGCAACCGGTGGGTCGTTGCATCGCAAACTGTGCGAACAGCCTGAATTGCTGGAACATCGTGAAGATCCCGAACTGCCTGTGGAGCAGCAATATGCGCCGTCGCACGAAGTTCAGGTTGAAGAGGGGGGATTACTGTCTGCATTGTTACCTGAATGTAGCAACTTTTGGGTAAACTCTCTGCATGGACAAGGGGCGAAGGTCGTTAGCCCGCAGTTGCGTGTTGAAGCTCGCTCGCCGGATGGTCTGGTTGAGGCGGTGAGCGTCATCAATCATCCTTTCGCGCTGGGCGTACAGTGGCACCCGGAATGGAACAGTAGCGAGTACGCGCTTTCGCGTATATTGTTCGAGGGCTTTATCACCGCTTGTCAGAACCATATCGCTGAAAAACAGCGACTCTGA
- the puuR gene encoding HTH-type transcriptional regulator PuuR, whose translation MSDEGLAPGKRLSEIRQQQGLSQRRAAELSGLTHSAISTIEQDKVSPAISTLQKLLKVYGLSLSEFFSEPEKPDEPQVVINQDDLIEMGSQGVSMKLVHNGNPNRTLAMIFETYQPGTTTGERIKHQGEEIGTVLEGEIVLTINGQDYHLVAGQSYAINTGIPHSFSNTSAGICRIISAHTPTTF comes from the coding sequence ATGAGTGATGAGGGACTGGCGCCAGGAAAACGCTTGTCAGAAATCCGCCAGCAGCAGGGGCTTTCACAACGTCGTGCCGCCGAACTCTCCGGGCTGACTCACAGTGCTATCAGTACGATAGAACAAGATAAAGTCAGCCCTGCCATCAGTACGCTGCAAAAGCTGCTGAAGGTGTATGGTCTGTCACTCTCGGAATTCTTTTCCGAGCCGGAAAAACCTGATGAACCGCAGGTCGTCATTAATCAGGACGACTTAATTGAAATGGGCAGTCAGGGTGTGTCGATGAAGCTGGTGCATAACGGTAACCCGAATCGCACGCTGGCGATGATCTTTGAAACGTACCAGCCGGGCACAACCACTGGGGAAAGAATTAAGCATCAGGGTGAGGAAATAGGCACTGTACTGGAAGGTGAAATTGTTCTGACGATTAATGGTCAGGATTATCATCTCGTCGCGGGGCAAAGTTATGCCATTAATACCGGCATCCCGCACAGTTTCAGTAATACGTCGGCAGGCATTTGCCGAATTATCAGCGCCCATACGCCCACCACGTTTTAA
- the puuA gene encoding glutamate-putrescine ligase, with the protein METNIVEVENFVQQSEERRGSAFTQEVKRYLERYPNTQYVDVLLTDLNGCFRGKRIPVSSLKKLEKGCYFPASVFAMDILGNVVEEAGLGQEMGEPDRTCVPILGTLTPSAADPEFIGQILLTMVDEDGAPFDVEPRNVLNRLWQQLRQRGLFPVVAVELEFYLLDRQRDAEGYLQPPCAPGTDDRNTQSQVYSVDNLNHFADVLNDIDELAQLQLIPADGAVAEASPGQFEINLYHTDNVLEACDDALALKRLVRLMAEKHKMHATFMAKPYEEHAGSGMHIHISMQNNRGENVLSDAEGEDSPLLKKMLAGMIDLMPSSMALLAPNVNSYRRFQPGMYVPTQASWGHNNRTVALRIPCGDRHNHRVEYRVAGADANPYLVMAAIFAGILHGLDNELPLQEEVEGNGLEQEGLPFPIRQSDALWEFIENDHLRRYLGERFCHVYHACKNDELLQFERLITETEIEWMLKNA; encoded by the coding sequence ATGGAAACCAATATCGTTGAAGTAGAGAACTTTGTTCAGCAGTCAGAAGAGAGGCGGGGTAGCGCCTTTACGCAGGAAGTGAAACGCTACCTGGAGCGCTACCCGAATACGCAATATGTTGATGTTTTACTTACCGATTTGAATGGTTGTTTCCGTGGGAAACGCATTCCTGTTTCAAGTCTGAAGAAGCTGGAGAAAGGGTGTTATTTCCCGGCCTCGGTGTTTGCAATGGATATTCTGGGCAATGTAGTAGAAGAAGCGGGCCTGGGTCAGGAAATGGGTGAACCAGATCGTACTTGTGTGCCAATACTCGGTACCTTAACCCCTTCTGCCGCCGATCCAGAGTTTATCGGTCAGATACTCCTGACCATGGTCGATGAAGATGGCGCTCCCTTTGACGTTGAGCCGCGGAACGTACTTAACCGCCTGTGGCAGCAGCTACGCCAGCGCGGATTGTTCCCGGTTGTAGCGGTAGAGCTGGAGTTCTATTTACTGGATCGCCAGCGCGACGCTGAAGGGTATCTGCAACCGCCCTGCGCGCCCGGCACCGATGACCGCAATACACAAAGCCAGGTTTACTCGGTTGATAACCTCAACCACTTCGCCGATGTGCTCAATGATATTGATGAACTGGCGCAGTTACAGTTAATTCCCGCCGACGGTGCGGTCGCCGAAGCCTCGCCGGGTCAGTTTGAAATCAACCTTTACCATACCGATAACGTGCTGGAAGCCTGCGATGATGCGCTGGCGCTAAAACGCCTGGTGCGTCTGATGGCAGAAAAGCATAAGATGCACGCCACTTTTATGGCGAAGCCGTATGAAGAGCACGCGGGCAGCGGGATGCATATCCATATCAGTATGCAAAATAATCGTGGCGAGAACGTGCTTTCTGACGCAGAAGGCGAAGATTCGCCGCTGCTGAAAAAGATGCTCGCCGGGATGATCGACCTGATGCCGTCATCAATGGCGTTGCTGGCGCCGAACGTGAATTCCTATCGCCGCTTCCAGCCAGGCATGTATGTGCCAACGCAGGCGTCGTGGGGCCATAACAACCGCACCGTCGCCCTGCGTATTCCGTGCGGCGATCGTCATAACCACCGCGTGGAATACCGCGTGGCGGGTGCCGATGCCAACCCGTACCTGGTGATGGCGGCGATTTTTGCCGGTATTTTGCATGGCCTTGATAACGAACTGCCGTTGCAGGAAGAAGTAGAAGGCAACGGGCTGGAGCAGGAAGGCTTACCCTTCCCGATTCGCCAGAGCGATGCCCTGTGGGAGTTTATCGAGAACGATCATTTGCGCCGCTATTTAGGCGAGCGTTTTTGCCATGTGTATCACGCCTGTAAAAATGATGAGTTGTTGCAGTTTGAGCGCCTCATCACAGAAACAGAAATTGAGTGGATGTTGAAAAACGCATAG